From a single Rhodococcus qingshengii JCM 15477 genomic region:
- a CDS encoding helix-turn-helix transcriptional regulator: MDDRAQVREFLTSRRARVTPEQVGLPAGSNRRVDGLRRSEVATLAGVSVEYYTRLERGAISGASPGVLDSIAKALRLDDAERAHLFDLAHAASPVARPPRRRNAKGWKPHQSLQWALDAVTAGPAFVRNGRMDLLAVNPLARAFYKDLYDMPGQPPNIARFTFLDERAFEFYPDWNAFAEVTVSILRTEAGRDPHNKELHDLIGELSTRSEEFRRRWGAHDVRHHGTGFKTFHHSAVGELTLAFEGLEMAAEPGLTLTIYTAEPGSPSAERMQLLASLAASENADSSPHVSERSLTDG; this comes from the coding sequence ATGGACGATCGAGCGCAAGTACGCGAATTCCTGACCTCGCGGCGCGCCCGAGTCACGCCCGAACAAGTTGGACTTCCGGCCGGATCGAACCGCCGCGTGGACGGTCTACGTCGAAGTGAAGTGGCAACCCTCGCCGGCGTGAGCGTCGAGTACTACACGAGGCTCGAGCGCGGAGCGATCAGCGGCGCATCGCCGGGTGTACTCGACAGTATCGCGAAGGCCTTACGACTCGACGACGCCGAGCGCGCCCACCTTTTTGATCTCGCGCACGCGGCAAGCCCGGTAGCCAGGCCCCCGCGTCGGCGAAATGCGAAGGGCTGGAAGCCCCATCAGAGCCTGCAGTGGGCGCTTGATGCAGTCACCGCGGGACCCGCTTTCGTGCGGAACGGTCGCATGGATCTTCTTGCTGTCAACCCACTCGCGCGTGCGTTTTACAAGGACCTGTACGACATGCCGGGGCAGCCCCCGAACATCGCGCGCTTCACGTTCCTCGACGAAAGGGCTTTCGAGTTTTATCCGGACTGGAACGCGTTTGCCGAGGTGACCGTCTCGATTCTGCGAACCGAGGCCGGGCGAGATCCTCACAACAAGGAATTGCACGATCTGATCGGTGAACTCAGCACTCGGAGTGAGGAATTCCGGCGTCGGTGGGGCGCGCACGACGTCCGCCATCACGGCACCGGATTCAAGACATTTCACCACTCCGCCGTGGGGGAGCTGACGCTTGCCTTCGAAGGTTTGGAGATGGCCGCCGAGCCGGGGTTGACGCTCACGATCTACACCGCAGAGCCGGGATCGCCGTCCGCGGAACGGATGCAGTTACTCGCCTCGTTGGCAGCCAGTGAGAATGCGGACTCTTCGCCTCACGTGTCGGAGCGGTCGCTGACGGACGGCTGA
- a CDS encoding aminotransferase class I/II-fold pyridoxal phosphate-dependent enzyme, whose protein sequence is MTSTVADQVRLYVVRGTAGEISEGIRNLISAGVLAPGDALPPIRALADDLEVHRNTVAGAYRLLVAAGVVETQGRRGSFVRAIPSLEGEGGIALPGSVDLASGNPDPALLPDLRASLDRTTYTPRLYGAAATEPLLDSWARSSIEDEVPRPCSITITNGAVDAVERLLTAHLTRGDAVAIEDPCFLASIGTLKANSFRAVPMDIDTSGITPQGLLRALESGVRAIICTPRAHNPTGVSMSADRAAILGSILAEFPHVLVIEDDHFSAVSSNRYCRLAPMSTTRWALVRSVSKFLGPDLRVAVVASDLDTGIRLSTHLRSGANWVSHLQQRLSAELLSDPTVIDGLANARAVYERRRTLLKSALSEHDIEVPDTFDGLNVWVPLDRDSEPIVERLAESGWLVRDGSQFSATPGQCHRALRVTASTITSDQAREFASALAEILASP, encoded by the coding sequence GTGACCAGCACTGTGGCGGACCAGGTGAGGCTCTATGTCGTCCGCGGGACAGCGGGCGAGATTTCCGAGGGCATCCGCAATCTCATCAGTGCTGGGGTACTGGCTCCAGGGGATGCGTTGCCGCCCATACGGGCCTTGGCCGACGATCTCGAGGTTCACCGGAACACAGTTGCCGGAGCCTATCGCTTGCTCGTGGCGGCGGGAGTTGTGGAGACACAGGGCCGGCGCGGCAGCTTCGTGCGAGCTATACCGTCCCTGGAAGGAGAAGGCGGTATCGCTCTTCCTGGCAGCGTGGATCTCGCCAGCGGAAATCCTGATCCGGCATTGCTGCCTGATCTCAGAGCCTCGTTGGACCGGACCACTTACACGCCCCGGTTGTACGGCGCCGCAGCCACCGAGCCTCTACTCGATTCCTGGGCACGTTCCTCGATCGAGGACGAGGTTCCAAGGCCGTGTTCGATCACCATCACCAACGGTGCCGTTGACGCGGTCGAGCGACTGTTGACCGCTCATTTGACCCGAGGTGACGCCGTCGCGATCGAGGATCCGTGCTTCCTGGCGAGCATCGGAACGCTCAAAGCCAACAGCTTCCGAGCGGTACCGATGGACATCGACACTTCGGGTATTACCCCGCAAGGGCTGCTGCGTGCTCTCGAAAGTGGTGTGCGCGCGATTATTTGCACCCCTCGTGCGCACAACCCCACCGGGGTCAGCATGAGCGCCGACCGAGCGGCGATTCTCGGAAGCATCCTGGCCGAGTTCCCTCACGTTCTGGTAATCGAGGACGATCACTTCTCTGCCGTGTCCAGCAATCGGTACTGTCGGCTCGCTCCGATGAGCACGACGCGGTGGGCGCTTGTTCGTTCCGTGTCGAAATTTCTCGGGCCCGACCTGCGCGTGGCAGTGGTCGCCTCGGACCTCGACACCGGCATTCGGCTGAGCACTCATCTCCGGTCGGGCGCCAACTGGGTCAGTCACCTGCAGCAGCGCTTGAGTGCTGAACTGCTGAGTGATCCGACGGTGATCGACGGCCTCGCCAATGCTCGCGCTGTCTACGAGCGCCGCCGAACCCTTCTGAAATCTGCACTGTCAGAACATGATATCGAGGTTCCTGACACTTTCGACGGACTCAATGTCTGGGTTCCGCTGGATCGGGATTCCGAACCGATTGTCGAGCGACTCGCCGAGTCTGGCTGGCTCGTGCGGGACGGAAGTCAGTTCTCGGCGACGCCGGGTCAGTGCCACCGGGCACTTCGTGTGACCGCCTCCACCATCACCTCTGACCAAGCACGCGAGTTCGCCAGTGCCCTGGCTGAAATATTGGCGAGCCCGTAG
- a CDS encoding DUF4259 domain-containing protein, with protein MGTWGSGPFDNDVAGDLLSAVQAGDYDIDDYASHPDGGYLDADDAQTAIAVAEILAVAHGVAPKPVQLDGIDAAGYVSTLSPEQKSWVLAALERAVSDSDTSELYELWEENGPEDLAAWRAPILSRLASLKTVG; from the coding sequence ATGGGGACTTGGGGTTCAGGACCTTTCGACAACGACGTAGCGGGCGACCTGCTCAGCGCAGTACAGGCGGGTGACTACGACATCGACGATTACGCTAGCCACCCCGATGGCGGTTATCTCGATGCCGATGATGCTCAAACAGCAATCGCCGTCGCCGAGATTCTTGCGGTTGCGCACGGCGTTGCGCCGAAGCCTGTGCAGCTGGATGGAATTGACGCCGCCGGGTACGTCAGCACCTTGAGCCCGGAGCAGAAGAGTTGGGTCCTCGCCGCACTCGAGCGTGCCGTTTCCGACAGTGACACTTCGGAGTTGTACGAGTTGTGGGAAGAGAACGGTCCGGAAGACCTCGCAGCTTGGCGGGCGCCGATCCTGAGCAGATTGGCCAGCCTCAAAACGGTGGGGTAA
- a CDS encoding PQQ-dependent sugar dehydrogenase gives MTRRQIRGLGAAVLLSAFLTACGSEDPEGPGPQASTTTRSAPAAAFGEPETVADGLDAPWSMAFHGDTPLVSERDSARILELDAGGNSREVGVVDGVSPRGEGGLLGIAARENRLYAYFTANGENRIERFDIIGAPGEFALGPAETILDGLASANYHNGGRIAFGPDGMLYVTVGDAGSRDRAQDLDSMSGKILRMTPDGDVPLDNPFPNSFVYSYGHRNSQGIAWTEDGTMYASEFGQDTWDELNRIEAGGNYGWPEVEGIVGEDGFIDPLQQWSPDDASPSGIAIHDGTIYIANLRGERLRTVPLADPATADEQFVDEYGRLRDVVVAPDGSLWILTNNTDGRGDPNRGDDRILRVPLR, from the coding sequence ATGACACGACGACAGATCCGAGGGCTTGGCGCCGCAGTGCTCCTTTCGGCCTTCCTGACTGCCTGCGGTAGCGAGGATCCTGAAGGGCCCGGTCCGCAGGCAAGCACGACAACACGATCGGCGCCCGCCGCGGCCTTCGGTGAACCCGAGACCGTCGCCGACGGCTTGGACGCGCCCTGGTCGATGGCATTCCACGGCGATACACCACTTGTCAGTGAGCGCGACAGCGCGCGAATCCTCGAACTCGACGCCGGCGGAAACAGCCGCGAGGTGGGAGTCGTCGACGGCGTCAGCCCCAGAGGTGAGGGTGGTTTACTAGGGATCGCAGCACGTGAAAACCGCCTGTACGCGTACTTCACCGCGAACGGGGAGAACAGGATCGAACGCTTCGACATCATCGGTGCTCCGGGGGAATTCGCGCTCGGGCCGGCCGAGACGATTCTCGACGGGCTCGCTTCGGCCAACTACCACAACGGTGGTCGCATCGCGTTCGGCCCGGACGGGATGCTGTACGTGACCGTCGGTGATGCCGGTAGTCGAGACAGAGCTCAGGACCTCGACTCGATGTCCGGGAAAATCCTTCGAATGACTCCGGATGGCGATGTGCCGCTAGATAATCCATTTCCGAACTCGTTTGTCTACAGCTACGGCCACCGCAACTCCCAGGGCATTGCCTGGACCGAGGACGGCACGATGTACGCCAGCGAGTTCGGGCAGGACACCTGGGACGAACTCAACCGGATCGAAGCAGGCGGAAACTACGGGTGGCCCGAGGTCGAAGGGATTGTGGGTGAAGACGGATTCATCGACCCGCTCCAACAATGGTCACCTGACGACGCCAGCCCCAGCGGAATCGCCATCCACGACGGCACGATCTACATCGCCAATCTTCGTGGTGAGCGACTCCGCACGGTGCCGTTGGCTGACCCCGCGACCGCCGACGAGCAGTTCGTCGACGAATACGGGCGCCTCCGTGACGTTGTAGTCGCACCGGACGGGTCGCTGTGGATACTGACGAACAACACCGACGGACGCGGCGACCCCAACCGCGGTGATGACCGCATCCTTCGCGTGCCGTTGCGCTGA
- a CDS encoding SDR family oxidoreductase: MDLNKTVAVVTGANRGLGRHLAAGLVERGAKVYAAARNPETVDLPGVIPLRLDVTDAESITAAAQIASDVTLLVNNAGISTSAPLIGGDIDDIRREMDVNFYGPLAVTRAFAPVIENNDGGTILNVLSVLSWFHPAALGSYASSKAAAWAMTDAVREELAPRKISVSALHVAYMDTDMAAGVPAEQKIDPADVAAQALDGIESGLAEILADDTTRYVKGSLSSSNSE; encoded by the coding sequence ATGGACCTGAACAAGACGGTTGCGGTCGTCACAGGAGCCAATCGCGGGCTCGGACGCCATCTGGCTGCGGGACTCGTCGAGCGCGGCGCAAAGGTGTACGCGGCTGCGCGCAATCCGGAAACTGTCGATCTACCCGGCGTCATCCCCCTGAGGTTGGACGTGACGGACGCCGAATCGATAACCGCCGCCGCGCAAATCGCATCGGATGTGACCTTGCTGGTCAACAACGCAGGTATCTCTACCTCGGCGCCCTTGATCGGGGGCGACATCGATGACATTCGACGAGAGATGGACGTCAACTTCTACGGCCCGCTCGCCGTGACCCGGGCGTTTGCTCCCGTCATCGAAAACAACGACGGCGGAACAATACTCAACGTTCTGTCGGTGCTGTCCTGGTTCCATCCAGCCGCGCTCGGGTCTTACGCGTCGTCGAAAGCAGCGGCCTGGGCGATGACCGACGCCGTTCGAGAAGAACTTGCGCCGCGCAAAATCTCCGTATCGGCACTGCATGTCGCATACATGGATACCGACATGGCCGCTGGCGTACCCGCCGAACAGAAGATCGATCCTGCCGACGTCGCCGCGCAAGCACTGGACGGTATCGAAAGCGGGCTCGCCGAGATCCTCGCTGACGACACCACCCGGTACGTCAAGGGGAGTCTGTCCTCGTCGAACTCCGAGTAA
- a CDS encoding MFS transporter, which translates to MISAPTVEETGRLPLVIYVLAVGVFLMGTTEFVVAGILPEIAGDLGTSIANVGLMITVFAIGMIVGTPAMAILTLRVPRRVTLSSALIVFAIGHVIVALSSNFGLILGARFLTAVATGAFWAVAAVVGAKAAGPASSSRALGIVLGGGMLANVIGVPLGALAGQSIGWRGPFWALAALALAAAAVVHRLVPADTESGAVPSWRAEIASLRDGRIWLVLSGCAVVCGSSLAAYSFISPLLTENTGLAASAVPLVLVGYGLGAFVGSNLGGRLGAKHQYGVLFVSAAMTFLVLGALCLFSHNVIVTVFLVVMLGLFGMSTNPILIGMAVRYADQAPTMASALSTSSFNLGTAVGSWIAGFAFASSLGATGPVLVGTGVAALYFLPLMILLRKERTKRTAVEVVN; encoded by the coding sequence ATGATTTCCGCCCCGACCGTCGAAGAAACCGGCCGCCTGCCGCTCGTGATCTACGTGCTGGCCGTCGGAGTTTTCTTGATGGGTACAACCGAATTCGTCGTCGCCGGCATTCTTCCCGAGATCGCGGGTGACCTCGGTACGTCGATCGCGAACGTCGGCCTGATGATCACCGTCTTCGCGATCGGAATGATCGTCGGCACGCCGGCGATGGCGATCTTGACACTCAGGGTTCCCCGACGCGTGACCTTGAGCTCGGCCCTGATTGTTTTCGCGATCGGACACGTCATCGTCGCGCTCTCGTCCAACTTCGGACTCATTCTCGGCGCCCGCTTCCTCACAGCCGTGGCGACGGGCGCCTTCTGGGCAGTCGCTGCAGTGGTCGGAGCAAAAGCGGCAGGCCCGGCGTCTTCCTCGCGCGCGCTCGGCATCGTCTTGGGCGGAGGCATGCTCGCGAACGTCATCGGTGTTCCGCTCGGCGCTCTGGCCGGTCAGAGCATCGGGTGGCGTGGTCCTTTCTGGGCCCTCGCCGCCCTCGCACTCGCCGCCGCGGCCGTCGTCCACCGATTGGTACCCGCCGACACCGAATCCGGTGCGGTGCCGTCCTGGCGAGCGGAGATCGCGAGCCTACGGGACGGACGCATCTGGCTCGTTCTGTCCGGTTGCGCCGTCGTGTGCGGGTCGTCGCTGGCGGCGTACAGCTTCATCTCTCCGCTGTTGACCGAGAACACGGGACTTGCTGCGTCGGCAGTGCCGCTAGTGCTTGTCGGCTACGGACTCGGTGCGTTCGTCGGCTCCAATCTCGGCGGTCGACTCGGTGCGAAGCATCAGTACGGGGTCTTGTTCGTCTCGGCAGCGATGACGTTTCTCGTGCTCGGGGCGCTCTGCCTCTTCTCGCACAACGTGATCGTGACGGTGTTTCTCGTAGTCATGCTGGGACTATTCGGCATGTCGACCAATCCCATCCTGATCGGGATGGCTGTGCGTTATGCCGATCAGGCGCCGACGATGGCTTCTGCTCTCAGCACCTCGTCGTTCAATCTGGGCACGGCGGTCGGCTCCTGGATCGCCGGGTTTGCGTTCGCCTCGAGTCTCGGTGCCACTGGGCCGGTGTTGGTAGGCACCGGCGTTGCCGCTCTCTACTTTCTGCCGCTGATGATCCTGTTGCGCAAGGAACGCACGAAGCGCACCGCCGTCGAAGTCGTCAACTGA
- a CDS encoding FMN-binding negative transcriptional regulator, translating into MILPGQFRLSDDAVADSLRAGGFGHLVTPGPETLEVTSMPLLYNAEGNVLEGHLARTNPHWRYTGTSESLVILPGADAYVSPEFYPSKSVHGKVVPTWNYEVLYVYGQLVAHDDEQWLRAHVTALTARHESGRENEWKVTDAPPQFVDAQLRGIVGIELHVARVYGKAKLNQNRSPADRSGVIRGLEKGSFSERETAAAMVAAGLDNG; encoded by the coding sequence ATGATACTGCCCGGACAATTCCGCCTCTCGGACGACGCGGTCGCCGACTCTCTCCGCGCCGGTGGATTCGGACACCTGGTCACACCGGGCCCCGAGACCCTCGAAGTCACGTCGATGCCACTGCTGTACAACGCCGAAGGAAACGTGTTGGAGGGGCATCTCGCCCGGACGAATCCGCATTGGCGATACACCGGGACATCGGAGTCTCTGGTGATCCTCCCCGGCGCCGACGCCTACGTGAGCCCCGAGTTCTACCCGAGCAAGAGCGTCCACGGGAAGGTTGTCCCGACGTGGAACTACGAAGTTCTCTACGTCTACGGCCAACTGGTTGCGCACGACGACGAGCAGTGGCTGCGTGCTCATGTCACCGCACTGACAGCTCGACATGAATCCGGCCGTGAGAACGAATGGAAGGTCACCGACGCGCCGCCGCAGTTCGTCGATGCGCAGCTGCGAGGGATTGTGGGGATCGAACTGCACGTGGCCCGTGTCTACGGAAAAGCGAAGTTGAACCAAAACCGTTCCCCCGCTGATCGCTCCGGCGTCATCCGGGGTCTGGAGAAGGGCTCATTCTCCGAACGAGAGACCGCCGCAGCGATGGTCGCCGCCGGCCTCGACAACGGTTGA
- a CDS encoding APC family permease has translation MTEDGGKSVLTRAITGPLLFVFILGDVLGAGIYALVGVIAGEVGGAVWVPLLVALVMALLTATSYAELVTKYPRAGGAAVFAQRAYRKPLISFLVGFSMLAAGVTSAAGLALAFSGDYLKAFIDVPTVPAALVFLLLVGLLNARGIKESMRANVVMTVVEVTGLVLVVVLACIVLGRGDGTLSRVVEFDDSRSPALAVLAAALLAYYSFVGFETSANVAEEVKNVSKVYPRALFGALLTAGAAYVLVGLAVSVVLPADELAASSGPLLEVVSAADVGVPPRLFSLIALVAVANGALLTMIMASRLTYGMASEGLLPSVFARVLPQRRTPWVAIIATTAVAMALCVTGSLSALAETVVLLLLFVFISTNIAVLVLRRDAVQHKHFRTPIIFPILALGTCVALLTQQSAATWLRASLLLAVGVVLYALSHRRSTK, from the coding sequence TTGACAGAAGACGGCGGTAAGAGCGTTCTCACTCGGGCCATAACCGGCCCACTCCTTTTCGTGTTCATCCTCGGAGACGTTCTGGGTGCCGGCATCTACGCATTGGTGGGCGTCATCGCCGGTGAAGTTGGTGGAGCCGTCTGGGTACCACTGCTCGTAGCGCTCGTCATGGCATTGCTGACAGCAACGTCGTATGCCGAACTGGTCACCAAATATCCGCGAGCGGGCGGCGCAGCCGTCTTCGCCCAACGGGCGTATCGGAAACCACTGATCTCGTTCCTTGTCGGCTTCTCGATGCTGGCGGCCGGCGTAACCAGTGCGGCGGGACTCGCCCTCGCCTTCTCGGGCGACTATCTCAAAGCCTTCATCGACGTCCCAACCGTTCCAGCGGCGCTCGTCTTCCTGCTCCTGGTGGGACTTCTCAATGCCAGAGGCATCAAGGAGTCGATGCGCGCCAACGTCGTCATGACAGTCGTGGAGGTCACCGGACTCGTCCTCGTTGTCGTCCTCGCTTGCATAGTTCTCGGGCGCGGCGACGGAACCCTGAGCCGCGTCGTGGAGTTCGACGACAGCCGATCGCCTGCACTCGCGGTGCTGGCTGCGGCACTCCTCGCGTACTACTCTTTTGTCGGCTTCGAAACGTCCGCGAACGTCGCCGAAGAAGTGAAGAACGTGAGCAAGGTCTACCCACGCGCACTGTTCGGAGCATTACTGACAGCCGGCGCCGCCTATGTCCTTGTCGGCCTGGCTGTCTCGGTGGTCCTGCCCGCCGACGAACTTGCCGCATCCTCCGGGCCACTGCTGGAAGTTGTGTCAGCTGCCGACGTCGGCGTTCCGCCTCGCCTGTTCAGCCTGATCGCGTTGGTCGCCGTCGCCAACGGCGCACTGCTGACAATGATCATGGCGAGCAGGCTGACATACGGGATGGCATCGGAAGGCTTGCTCCCGAGCGTCTTCGCTCGGGTACTGCCGCAGCGACGGACCCCCTGGGTGGCGATTATCGCGACCACAGCAGTTGCCATGGCTCTCTGCGTCACCGGATCACTGTCAGCCCTGGCGGAGACGGTGGTACTCCTGCTGCTTTTCGTATTCATCAGCACCAACATCGCCGTCCTGGTTCTGCGCCGTGACGCAGTGCAACACAAACACTTCCGAACGCCGATCATCTTCCCGATCCTCGCTCTCGGTACGTGCGTTGCGTTGCTCACCCAGCAGAGCGCTGCGACGTGGTTACGCGCATCATTACTCTTGGCCGTCGGAGTAGTGCTGTACGCCCTCTCCCACCGCCGATCCACGAAGTGA
- a CDS encoding SDR family NAD(P)-dependent oxidoreductase, with protein MARAVVVGASRGLGRALIEGLRSDGDEVLGISRRRPDGFDVSEWIEADLTDPVTAANSIDQELVGGVDTLICNVGIWEGDAFTTDYAFAEQSDMEMLEMINANITATILLLKRLIPRMIGRPRPRIILTGSTSGLPRSGRPEVAFGASKFAINGIADALREGYRKDRLAVTVLHLGYLNTEDGLDVPRDVAAARGEGSLVPVHDVVDTVRSISSLSSSTSVREVVLTAIDDPRF; from the coding sequence GTGGCGAGGGCGGTTGTTGTCGGTGCGAGCCGAGGTCTTGGTCGTGCTTTGATCGAGGGTCTGAGGAGCGATGGCGACGAAGTTCTCGGCATATCGCGTCGGCGTCCTGACGGGTTCGACGTCTCCGAGTGGATCGAAGCCGACCTGACCGACCCTGTTACGGCAGCGAATTCGATCGATCAGGAGCTTGTCGGTGGTGTAGATACCCTGATTTGCAACGTCGGGATTTGGGAAGGGGACGCCTTCACCACTGACTATGCATTCGCAGAACAATCGGACATGGAAATGCTCGAAATGATCAACGCCAACATCACGGCCACAATTCTCCTGCTCAAGCGCCTGATCCCGAGAATGATCGGCCGTCCTCGACCTCGGATCATCTTGACCGGGTCCACCTCGGGACTCCCGCGAAGCGGTAGGCCGGAGGTTGCGTTCGGTGCATCGAAGTTCGCGATCAACGGCATTGCCGACGCGTTGAGAGAGGGCTACCGGAAGGACAGACTCGCTGTGACTGTCCTTCATCTCGGATATCTCAATACAGAAGACGGACTCGACGTGCCCCGAGACGTCGCTGCCGCCAGGGGAGAGGGATCTCTGGTCCCGGTACATGACGTTGTGGATACGGTGCGCTCGATCTCGAGTTTGTCGTCTTCGACGTCAGTGCGGGAAGTAGTCCTCACTGCGATCGACGATCCGCGATTCTGA
- a CDS encoding SDR family oxidoreductase — protein sequence MPDQYAMQDPTTRFPAPVRERQAEIAHPGLTADMISPPDHGENTYRGSGRLEGRRAIVTGADSGIGRAVAIAFAREGADVVLSYLDEEEQDARETARWVEEAGRKAVSVPGDLRSEEHCSALVETAVRELGGLDILVNNAAFQMVQMGGIADITTEQFDRVMKTNLYALFWLSKAAIAQMEPGSTIVNTSSIQGASPSPELLDYATTKAGIIDFTKGLAADVARKGIRVNAVAPGPIWTPLIPATMPKEKFETFGDDVPLGRAGQPAELAPAYVFLASGESSYTTGEVIGVTGGKPLT from the coding sequence ATGCCGGACCAGTACGCAATGCAGGACCCGACCACGCGGTTCCCCGCTCCTGTGCGTGAGCGGCAGGCGGAGATCGCACACCCCGGTCTCACCGCAGACATGATTTCTCCTCCCGACCACGGTGAAAACACCTATCGAGGAAGCGGTCGACTCGAAGGAAGGCGTGCGATTGTCACCGGAGCAGATTCGGGCATCGGACGTGCGGTCGCGATTGCATTTGCCAGAGAAGGCGCGGACGTTGTCCTGAGTTATCTCGACGAGGAAGAACAGGACGCTCGGGAAACCGCTCGCTGGGTCGAGGAGGCAGGTCGCAAAGCCGTCTCGGTGCCGGGAGATCTCCGAAGCGAGGAACACTGTTCTGCTTTGGTCGAAACCGCGGTGCGTGAACTCGGCGGACTGGACATCTTGGTGAACAACGCCGCGTTTCAGATGGTGCAGATGGGCGGCATCGCCGATATCACCACCGAACAATTCGACCGTGTGATGAAAACCAACCTCTACGCACTATTCTGGCTCTCCAAAGCAGCGATCGCGCAGATGGAGCCCGGATCGACGATCGTGAATACCTCGTCCATCCAAGGTGCGTCCCCGTCGCCCGAGCTGCTCGATTACGCCACGACAAAGGCGGGCATCATCGACTTCACCAAGGGGCTGGCCGCCGATGTCGCACGGAAGGGAATCAGGGTCAATGCCGTTGCACCTGGACCGATTTGGACGCCACTGATTCCGGCGACGATGCCCAAGGAGAAGTTCGAGACGTTCGGGGACGACGTTCCGCTCGGGCGCGCAGGTCAGCCGGCCGAGCTTGCTCCCGCCTATGTATTTCTCGCCTCTGGCGAATCCAGTTACACCACTGGGGAAGTCATCGGCGTGACGGGTGGAAAACCGCTCACCTGA
- a CDS encoding TetR/AcrR family transcriptional regulator produces MKSKLEGVVMGRVSQQQAEENRRRVVETAARLFREKGTHLSVADLMKASGLTHGGFYKQFASKDALIDEATTHAFKELAQLHSAGLEEHAGQRDSARKALIDTYLSVAHRDNPADGCPAAALAADMAREPADSEARRVYTEGVGDFAAALADDEAVGLLRLSTMLGALVLSRATKGSPLSEEILDSARVELIRGLREPLSSS; encoded by the coding sequence GTGAAATCCAAACTGGAAGGCGTTGTGATGGGCCGCGTATCGCAGCAACAAGCGGAAGAGAACCGTCGGCGCGTCGTGGAAACCGCAGCCCGACTGTTCCGAGAGAAGGGCACTCACCTCAGCGTCGCCGACCTGATGAAGGCGTCGGGGCTGACCCACGGTGGCTTCTACAAGCAGTTCGCGTCCAAGGACGCTCTCATCGACGAAGCGACCACCCACGCCTTCAAGGAACTGGCTCAGCTGCACTCTGCGGGACTCGAAGAGCATGCAGGGCAACGTGACTCCGCCCGAAAAGCTTTGATCGATACCTATCTCTCGGTGGCGCATCGCGACAACCCGGCAGACGGATGCCCCGCTGCTGCGCTCGCCGCCGACATGGCGCGCGAGCCTGCAGACAGCGAGGCCCGTCGGGTTTACACGGAGGGAGTGGGGGATTTTGCCGCAGCTCTTGCCGACGACGAAGCTGTCGGTCTCCTCCGGCTCTCCACCATGCTCGGTGCACTGGTTCTTTCGCGAGCTACCAAGGGTTCCCCGCTCTCCGAGGAAATTCTCGATTCCGCGCGCGTCGAACTGATCAGAGGGCTTCGAGAGCCGCTGTCATCTTCTTGA